GTTCTCATgcgaaatttggtggcatgttgtcttactaatgtcgagagcatctgatagaatgcggactgtaatggtgaggTCTTTCTGTACGATTTCCttcatccgagccacgttgttttcatacCGTGAGGTTGAatggcgcccctgccttgtgtcgccATCCATCGACATTCTATTCGAAACGAGCCTCCTGTGCCAGTCGAAAACTCGCGCGCACGATAATTtctctttgccgtaagcgtcacgaaggagatcatacgtctgtgtggctgtcttgcgaatcttcacacagaattttttgTTTAAACGCATTTCGAGGTGGACGTCAATCTCTCCACATTTACTCACACTAGAATGCGCAAACAACCattgacaacgtatttttctacatgtagtgccgtctatcggctgccacagcaattaccATAAAAAGCTCAGGTCATCCTTAAAAGACGGCGTTTCTCATATGCAGCAacgtttgttttggggaatcagttctacagaagaaaataaatcagtctcgaaactttacggacaaaggttgtatgttaGGGAGTTTTTATTGTttcatggcgtttaacgtcccaaaaaaaCTCAGgttaagagggacgccgtatagtaatgcgctctggataatttcgaccgcctggggttctttagcgttaaccgacatcgcacagtacacgggcatctagaatttcacctctatcgaaacgcgactGCCGCGTCCCGGATccaaccggcgtctttcgggtcaggagccgagcgccctaaccactgagtcaccgctgTGGCTTAGATtatgttgagttttttttttcgaaatcagCCAAAAAGATCTAATCGAAAACCGAGGATAATGCCTAATTATATTACCCGCACAAACCTTAGCGGAATCCAAGATGTTATATGATATGCTTTACATGTTAGAATAGCTCTATACCACAATGTAGCCAAAAGTAcgcaaataatttagttaatatcAGTATATAAACTTTGTATTTGATTCTTCTATGCCAGCCTCTGGATTTAGCCTTGCTTTGTTTAGAAAAGATTCTCTGGAACTATTTTCATTGTCTGTTTATGAAAAAGCACTTAAGAACTATGCTGCAAATACAGCAGGAAAACAATTAGAACATTCATTGCGTGCAATTACGTGCGCTGCTCTGCTTCCACATCAGTAAGTAAATGCAGATAGAAGGCTTGTGTGAGAAGCATTGACATGACAGCCTTCTTTTCTAGTGCTCACACTTTGGTAGCAGAAAAGTAAATTCGCTAGAATGTGTAGGGTCTAGAACATACTTTGCATCACTGTTATATACAACATTCCGAGTTCTAGACAAATAGGAAACGCGTACAGACGGAAAACAAGAAGACAGCTAGTATTGTTTCCCGTCAGCCATTTCGCTTGCAATAATGAATTGAGAGATCCACTGCCAACTAGTCCAACTAAACACTTTCACGATAACTGCAGCAGAGCCGCATCCTTGCTTAATCGGCAACGGGGCTGATGATCCCATCGTTATCGTCATCTGGTTTCACATCTTCCCCCCCGATCTCTTCGCATCGTACGCAGTCGACGAGAAGGTAGACCGGtggaaggaataaatgaaaccATGCTCAAAACAGACCCAACTAAGAAGCTCTAGCTGTTGTAGATAGCTCTTACGAGTATATTTGGCTCATTTCGATTGGTACATGAGCCGGATCTCACGCATTTTATTTGATATAGGATTTGCTAATAGGTTTTATAAACGTTACTCGGCATCTTTCGTTCTGACAGCTACTGAAAAAGTAGGATCTATAAATTAGTTGTCTATTACAAGAAAATTttacttatttacttatttttatgCTTCTGAAACCAGCCCATTTTGAAAAATTATCATGTCCAAGTTAGGTCTTTAATGCAAGGGACGCTTTTACTTACATTCCCAAGAAGTGTGATATGTACATTTTGTTTGTTTCCATTCTGAACAACATACATTGCTTAATGTTCCTTAGACGCAGAATATGCTTACATTATGTTCATTTGTTTTTCACCTTTATAAAATGGATGTCAGAACTGCTGCTGTAAATAATATATCGGGGCCTAGCCAAACTGTAATCAAGCATGGCTTTAGCCACGTAACCATACCAGAATTGTGTATTCGTCTGGAAGAAGTAAACTTTGATTTAATGCTCGCTcgctttttgtttccttgattAATAATAACTACCTAATTAGTTAATTATTTTCattagttgattgattgatttacgCAGACAAAGTAACGAAAATCTTTCGTGACGCTTCACAAGTGCGTACCCGCTTACTCACAGCACTGCTGGTCGAAGTGGAAGGCTTTTCAGGGGCGGTTTCCTGGTGTTGCGGATCGGTTACCTCTGGAATGCGGCTCTGAGCACCAACGGTCCCCATCTTTTCCCCAGGTTCGTTACCCTGGCGTAATGGAGTCGTTGGGTTGGGCGACTCGAGAAATGCGTAGTCCAAGTCTCCTGCCCCAACATCTGTCCACCAAGGGCCGCGGACCTTGCATCCAAGGGATTGCACGGAATCTGAtggcaatgttaaaaagaaaaGTACGCGATAAGTCTGAAGGAGTCTTGCTGCTGTGTCCTGTGTTGATTAAAAACTTCAACTCATTAGCGTTGGAAAAAAGATATCGCGCTCTGGTCGGTTGCGTACGaacgtttcgacaagtggacttgtcttTGTCCGGGCAACGAGTTTGTCactggcggggtttaaatagggtcatcTTCCTAGACTACCCTATTTATATTCCGACAGGGTCATCTTGCTGGATGACcatatttaaaccccaccaatgatgaacgctttgcccagacgaaggcaACTCCACTTGTCAAAAatttggcaagcaccctgaggctttctctcccttcttcactttgtgattatcaagaaacACTTGATCAAATTCTCTCTACCAAGGACTTAGATCGGTTACGTTCAGTACTACGAACTGCCCTTCACGATTCCGTGATTTATATTatattaaaaataggcttttgttTCAGACTTTCGTACACGTGAAGCACTATTTCGACAAAGAAAATTCAACCATCCACATTCACCATTATCGCAAGTGCTGAGTCTACTCGTAGTGAAAGGACACTCCCGGGGATCTACTGACCCGGGCGCGTTAACCGTAGCGGCCCGTTTCAAGCGACTTTAACTTCGTCCTTTTTACTCCCGACACTTTATCCGCCTTCGTTGTCATGAGGCAGCATGAAAACGCCGAAGGTTGTAGCAAACCGCCATTCTCGCACCGCTGTCAACTACTTCGAGAAAATTGTGGGGGACTGCTAAATACACTGCCTGCGATTAAGCTCTGACTGTATGCTAACAGCACAAAGCGGATAATCCTCGTTTGTTGATCAGATTCCTATTATCAGACATTAGTGGTAACGAGAGTAGAGAAAACGCTACTTTTCAGTGGCGAATAACAAACCAGACTTTGCCTAAGCTAGGGGGCCTGTATTTTAGTTATATTGatattttttgaaaattaccATCGGCGGACAAACCGCATAGGTCGGGACGGGCTCCGACTGTGACGACCTACTGTTCAGACTGGAGCCTCAGATGCTCTTTGCGGTGACCGCTACGTAAGAACTGAAAATTGCTTAAGCAGATTACGACACTTCCCAGCGAGGCGCTGGAAAAATTAGGCTTGAAAACTTAAGAATGCACCAGTTCCAAAGCAGAGCAAGAGGAAGAACAACACACCTTTGGACGGTGGTGCCTGAGGCTTCCCAGAGGTACTGGAGGGCCGTTCACTACTAGACATGGAGCCCCGGCTTTTCCTCGCTATGGTTTCTATAAAAATGTAGAAGAACATCTGTTAATCTTATTAAGCGCTTTAAAAAGTTAAAAGGACATCACAGGAATAGCTACGCAACCTATTAAATTCATTTAGTCCACATTCAAAAAGCCTGAAATTATATGTGCGTATGGCAGTAGATGGCAGAGAATGGAAGTGCGGAGGATGATAAAATTTTGCCTCATCCACACACTGCCGCTGTTCTGACAGCTTCtccaaaaaatgaacaaaaaacgCATTTAACCTGCACAATAACAGTTCTGGCGAAGGAACAACAGCAGAAGTTTCCACCTAACTTCTGGCTTCTTGTTATTCATTATTAATGGCACCAGAATGAAGACCGCATGGCACCACGCATTCCCTAAGCCAGCCGAATTCATGTTAAAGCTGATAGGGTGTTTCTCGGGGCAAATTGTACTTGTGCAAGTTACCGTGTGTGGAGACGTTATCGCTGGGAATATCTGCTGCCAACAGCGACGACCTCCTGCACGTGTTGGAGCCGCGGGTTCTCATTGCGTTGACCGCTGCGGAAGTATTTgtaaaaaattttcagcaaaagaGGGCATTTAGGAGGAATATACAGGCTCTGGTTTAAAAGCTGCAAGTCCGGCTGTGTTAAGCAAGGCAAGCGGTACAACAGAAGACCAACACACCGTCAAGCACTTGTGCCGGAGGCTTCGTAGAAGAGCTAGGAGGCCCATCAAGGATGCGGATGCGTCCGCTAGACCTGGCACCAAGAGTTTTCCTCGGCGTGACCCCTATTAAAAACAAAAGGTCATTTTGTTGAATTTTATCAGGATTTTTGGTAGGTTCAAGTAGCATCCCGCTAATCGAAAATGGCTTATTTTTCAAACTCCTTTCCACCTGCAGTTACCAACGTCACTAACATGTAGAAAACTGGATAAGAATATGGCAATTTAAGGCAAATAGTGCGAAAAGTTTGGTTGACTCGAACTTTGTCGTTTATAAGTGCATTAAGTATGCAAGTTTGGTATGTGCGCTTGCAAaagcgcataaaaagacaagcggacgaaggaagaacataTAGACTCGCAACTGAAACTTTTTTCGCGACAGGAACACGTATAAATAGGAAACAAATCCCAGATATACCCAAAAGCAACAATCGCCACATGAGTAAGTTCTGACCCATCAGGTGATGGAAAGAGCTGAAGCACTAAAACAGATTATCCTTGAAACCCAAGTGAGGAGGCTAATAATTAAATCCCTACCTGTCGTTTATCTGTACCGATTTTGCTAAGCAGTGAAaaggcaaaaagcaaaaaaaaaaaggttcattaCTCTTTCATGATGACTATGTCGGCCAAGAAAAAATCGCTAGACATAGGGAATCACCCCACTGCTTGATTCTTGTTCTTTGTCGACAAGcacaaaaacgtttttttttatgttgtttcaCGACCAATGGCGACTAAGGCCATGAAGAACGCTGGAGTCGAGGGCACCTGGTAGGGTAGACGCCTGGAACTGGTGTCTACGGTGCGCAGCCACTTGAAACATTTATGCACAACGCTCCGGAACGCAAGTGGTTTCAATCTACTTCGCTACATCCTCTACTAACCTAACCAGAAGAAATTCCGTTGTGTTCTCCCATGCTGCCTGTTAATCAGGTGTGAGCTGTTTCCTAGAGAGTCATGGTGTGGAGCGTAGTTTCTTCTATTCTCTACATGTGTGTGCATTCCGCACATAACCCAAAACAGCCATACACTGCACTTCGGAAAACCCGTTGTTGTATGTGAGACAAGGCTCCTTATTCATGGTCTTTCTCACTCGGGAGCTACGAAGCAAATAACGAGTACAGAAAGGTTTTAGCCATTAAAGAATTTTTTTGCACAGCGAGGGCTCGCGCCCTGCACACCACATACGGCCGGACCGACAATGTGgagtacgtggacgcagcggaataccgacAAACTCAGAGGAAAGAGTTTGCACTTGTCGCGGTGAAAGGAACGGCGCCCCGTTTGCGGCCGCGTCGATGTAAACCACCTACTCCGAGACGGCGGAGTAAACGGCAATAGCATTGTCTATAGCGAACATGCGTGCTGATATtgtattcagcgactccaaaacagccattcgcgaTTTCGCGAGGGGTCGTATCACATCTACCGcactccgcatccttcaaaacacaccacttccgattagagaagttgaattgatatgggtcccgtcCCACTCGTCCAATCCAGGGAACAtggcggctcacgcgcaagcccgaggtttcgtcgaccgggcaatgagcgcgccctccgacccgaacttaacgagggacgggttgatctcctTTCATGACATAACCCATCACTTAAGGCTCACCCCGCAAATCGTTAACTTAAGTGCAGGaggttacctggcgccgactgcaaacacgctcccttctgaatccggcagtgcttgccctcatgtaccgCGGTCAGTACGACCGAAACTGCCATAAACGTCGTGAATgagccacatacgaccacattctgtggaactgcgcaaatgatccacatccggcggagttgatacagctccctttttctagcggtgggaggccgtgttggttaGCTCGGACCcaaagattcaagtacgggcaatcgagcgggccagcGAGGTCACCGCcggccatgggctagcggccatctattatgtgtctcctgcaacctgctctcgacgcaataaatgttttacaatccaatacAGCGTCCTTAAACACAGACCACCAGCTGAGGCAAGGGAGTAGTCTACACGGTACATTTCTGCATAGAGGCCAGAATACAGGGTCGTTGAGCTTCTTACTGAAATCCAAAATttgacaacacacacacacacacacacacacacacacacacacacacacacacacacacacacacacacacacacacacacacacacacacacacacacacacacacacacacacacacacacacacacacacacacacacacacacacacacacacacacacacacacacacacacacacacacacacacacacacacacacacacacacacacacacacacacacacacacacacacacacacacacacacacacacacacacacacacacacacacacacacacacacacacacacacacacacacacacacacacacacacacacacacacacacacacacacacacacacacacacacacacacacacacacacacacacacacacacacacacacacacacacacacacacacacacacacacacacacacacacacacacacacacacacacacacacacacacacacacacacacacacacacacacacacacacacacacacacacacacacacacacacacacacacacacacacacacacacacacacacacacacacacacacacacacacacacacacacacacacacacacacacacacacacacacacacacacacacacacacacacacacacacacacacacacacacacacacacacacacacacacacacacacacacacacacacacacacacacacacacacacacacacacacacacacacacacacacacacacacacacacacacacacacacacacacacacacacacacacacacacacacacacacacacacacacacacacacacacacacacacacacacacacacacacacacacacacacacacacacacacacacacacacacacacacacacacacacacacacacacacacacacacacacacacacacacacacacacacacacacacacacacacacacacacacacacacacacacacacacacacacacacacacacacacacacacacacacacacacacacacacacacacacacacacacacacacacacacacacacacacacacacacacacacacacacacacacacacacacacacacacacacacacacacacacacacacacacacacacacacacacacacacacacacactatctctctctctctctctcgtgtgtgtgtgtgtgtgtttttcataTATTCATCAGCTAAAAATGACGTCCGCGTTAAAATCGCGTAAGAAATGAACGTACGCCAGCAACACCTTTTTTCGGCTGGAATTTTGTAAACTTCGGAGGTTGGATGTTCGGATCCTGCCGGCAGCATgtgattgctttttcttctgctttataatcatAATCTTGAGAGATAAAATAAGTACGCCATTAATGTCCCATTGATCATCAGTATCAATAATAAATTTACTTTGCTCTTTCATTTCTCTGACTGTTGGCTTTATTTATGCATATTAAAACGAGCCCCTTTATTTCCATATAAATAATTCTGCGGTGGAGAATCACAGGTTAGGTAACGCTGATTTATAACCAGCGCCGATACACCCTTGCACATCATCTACCCATTAAAATTTTTCTCAAATATTGGCGTAAAACTTCAGAAGAAAACATACATCGCCATACCAGAAAAACTGACAACTTAACATGTCTTTCTTACTCAATAACATTATACCCTTTGCCCTCAATGCTGGCCAGGGCGAAAGAGCCTGTTGATATAAATTATTCCGGACACCTATAGGGTATCTCTTTCTCCCTTCACTCCCTATTtgatccttttccttacggcgtggttcgggtgtccaccgagatatgtgagacagttactgcgtcaattcctttcctcaaaaacctattttcaatttcatttctcttcttcattGATGGGTTGATTGGCCGTTTTGTGTACGGCGCATCGCGTGCCTccagctttgttttctttttccagaGCAAAGCGGAAAATGCCATGACAGTGCCCTGGCATGTAGAATGTACACGGAAGAAAGTGTCCATGGGGTACAACCTGCGGCCCGGAGCAGAGTCTCCGAGTCCTGGGTGAACATGTCGAGGAGCATCCGTCTCGACGCGTTGGCGTCCTCGTCTTCCTCTGGGATCACCGAGAACTCTCCACCCTGGTCCTCCGACCTTTTCCCCGGGGGATGCAAGGACGGCCTCCTGCGTTGAAAACGGCAATGGAGCACCCTCGTTTTTGCCTCCAATGTCCAACTATGCGGTGTCGTGAGGGCCCACTGTGCTGTCTTGTGCAGGACTGCTTGCACAGTGGAAGACCCTCAATGTCCCCTTCAACGATGTGCACGCGTTCAGTGTCGTCGCCATCTGCACTTGAGAAGCGTTCAATCTGTGCCCATGGAGTGGACGCGGGTATGCACATGCGCGAGGCTCGTGCGGTGGGAAAGATCGTATTTGGTCGCGCAGACCAAGCGATCTGCGTTTCCTTCTGTGGGTGCGGCTGAGTATACTTGAGCTACTGCCACAGAGCCCAGCCTCAGGCTCAATTCGGAAAACAGCGACGTCCACTTTGATTACTCACTCCTTTGTCAGCCATTCTGCGTCATTAGGTTCGAACTTGTTTTCAGCGCGCTACTTAATCTTAAACTGATGGCTCGTGTTAAGCCTGGGAGCGTACGAAATTCATTGCTGAGCCCCTACGGGGAACCCTTAGTCAATATTCTATCTTGGCTGCTCCAGTTAACCTTAAAGCACAAAGAACTGCGTTCTTCCTTTCGACTGGCACACTGCCCGGGTACTagggatataaaaaaaaatgaccgtcTTTACTCTAGTAACTATCGCCTCGTGACATTATTCTCTACTACGTGTAAATTTATGGAACACAAAATATCAAACTTCAGTCACATTCTTAGAGAAAACGGCTTTGGCCTCATTTCAGCATGAATTCCGGGAAGAAGTTTCGACTGTCAGCGAACTGGTAAATTCTATATGCGTATTAAGGCTGCTATTTAGGCAAACAGGGAACTGATTGATTTCTAAACAACGGGCAAAAACAGCACTGCCGGAAGAAAGAACACGCAACAGAACCGCTAGCTCGCAACAGCTGTAGTCGTCATTGAGAAGTTGAAAACATACACTACCTTGCCGTGATGCAAACATGCATTCATTGCACGTGCCATACTTGGCTTGCACTAACATCTTCAAGAAGTCGTTTAACCTATCTACTATCGACCATTGAAATGAACGTGCATTAGTAGTTTCTTCCATACTAGAACTGTCTTTCATCAAC
The Amblyomma americanum isolate KBUSLIRL-KWMA chromosome 3, ASM5285725v1, whole genome shotgun sequence genome window above contains:
- the LOC144124201 gene encoding uncharacterized protein LOC144124201; protein product: MASAGASRLVKYNVRWGNKSNQSSIINASDLMVTYKKKVRAVLWKNKNLARALGASKKMVSELEKSNSRQQKVFNLALPQVKTLLVMAMQHSRTMYEYQSRAVTLLDDIMNPGVDFTLVRVSDADDGADIQDRRPSLHPPGKRSEDQGGEFSVIPEEDEDANASRRMLLDMFTQDSETLLRAAGVTPRKTLGARSSGRIRILDGPPSSSTKPPAQVLDAVNAMRTRGSNTCRRSSLLAADIPSDNVSTHETIARKSRGSMSSSERPSSTSGKPQAPPSKDSVQSLGCKVRGPWWTDVGAGDLDYAFLESPNPTTPLRQGNEPGEKMGTVGAQSRIPEHSS